CTGagtttatcctaaagtcaaaggacttgttgaatgaatcacaaaaggcgataatgccaaatgagaaagattgatacagagcaatattaattattagccaaaaAAGGTAActacgtccagaatgatagaccacacggccatacccgtggagggtggaaaagacgtggccatggccactatacatggccactataacacatttggccgtgggaatcactatggcataggccgtgggtatcaacccaatttgagccatggtcaaggcagtggccgtggtatatcctttaaaccacaaagctcgaccaaatcagtgtgccatagatgtggaatggggaaccattgggctaagatatgaaggactcccaaagagagtctgaaagggaagaatcctgaaacccacttggtctataaagatggtgaaaataatttcgaacatgatcaagatgatcttatggaatatgagacttattattgcctaaaagaatcaagttgataatctgatttcgacatcaaacttgtgtgattgctttgcttgtatgctttctctgattcttatctccttgaattttatttctattacattgtctgcttagattaaatgaatgaatgatttttctatatgagtacactaaAAAAACgtcaatataagtactaaagcaggtatcgccagtctgaaagaagactatggctaggctaatatattattgcctaagggtatgcatctagaaatcagtgatgccttatattcacccagctctaagagcaagagcagcctattgagttttaaagatataagaatgaatggtttccatattgaaacaatgggcgaaggaaacaaagagttccttcagatatatgtataaaatcgcccaaggccataataagtcctaaagactatacctgcattctctactgacctagactatgcataggtCAGTATGagagaggctaaaagcctgcgaaaatatacactttatggcacgaccggattgaccatcctggtccaaacatgatgcaaaaattgatattcaaaaggcacacattaaaagataagaagagttatcccaaagaatctcacgtgtgtagcatgtacacaagagAAACttattaggccatcaccagtaaaacggctacgagcccctttttcataaataaagactatatgtctagataatactggtgaatacatgtcccaagcgtttaaatgattatggtatgtccatgagggtaagtgtggacaattctgtgatacatgtccataccaagaacggcttggccgaaatcttttaaaacgcaaatagctgattgatagaccatagcttatgaggtcaaaactcccattcacagcttgggccacacgaaatttacatgcacctaagttaatacgcatcaggccatttagtgagcatagatatcccctatcataattattaacgggtcaagagccagacataccccatcataagacatttggatgtgatgTTTATGTACTAAttactccaccacagagaactaagatgagacctcaaaaggaggatggggatatatgttggatatgattctcccacaataataaagtactttgagccatttatgggtgattatatttgaggccaggtacacggattattttaagaccaggaggagaaaaaaaaaataaagctggtaaaataatggtaaaagaaatagaatggaatcaaccatcaatgtcttggcaggatcctcagactaaagaatgtgaaatagacgtccaaagattatacatttacaaagctagctaatcaaatgccagacacatttgctgacctgaaaaagaatgactaagtcatatataaaccaacttgtaaagcaccaacgaatttgatgtccaagaagagacacagtcaagttgctacaaagtctagacaacgtatgaaacgtggtagaccaataggttccaaaagataagaatcttcggaaacaaaagaaaggtgcagagaatgataatcaaaatccaaatccgaggttactaaggaaaccatcccagacatggagataaggccggccggctctaaggtacaggtaccaaacaatgtagcttgggacgccaagctacaaagtattaaaggtcctgataataatgaatctcaatcgattatatcatgtctggaacataatggaaccaataagaaatgtcgacataagataatttatttgcatacaaggtagcacttgaatatatgaatataagcgaggatcatgaacccacgttaatataagagtgcgcactcgtagaacagattggattgaatggaaacgtagggttaaatagtttagggaagaaatgcgtatttggccatatgattaagacgccatatgatgttaaaaccaatggatataaatgggtcttgtgaggaatagaaatcgtgagatataaagctgatgttgcacaaggattctcccaaagaccagtaatagattatgaggagacatactcccatgtggtggatgcaactacttttagatttctcataagtctggctatataagagagaaaattatacttgcagcaagttgatgtagtgactgcatatttatatggtccactggataatgaaagtactagagggtattgagctgaaagtacagcaagttctcaagaacaatattgataatcatcaaagtatatgatctaaATATCCTAGGAatctctggatacaatttcccaaatagttgaatatctcaagaaagagtttgagatgaaagatcttggaaaacaaagttttgtttaggattacagcttgagtacattaacaatgaaatccttgtgcatcaaatagtatatacagaaaagggtactcaagagatttaatatggaccagtctcacccattatctagtagatgggcgtgagatcacttgttttggacactgatccattcagtccaaaggtggacgataaaaaagtccatttagtcctgagatggacgatgcagaagtcttgttttagacactgatctgattggtccataagtaAGAGATGAGGAAGCCtttgatttttggttattttgtactaaccagcccaaagaggggttatttggttttgttgatttgttttcacacaggttatgttttacacatggttgtacacgcatatcacagcaacatcatccaagatttcgtgtgtgtatttgaggtcgatgactcaatatgttcgatcagattgtggcatggccgatggtaaagaagaaccaactatcatgttcgaggacgaagcatattctgtccaagatctttatcatccacggattgcagaaaattggagaggtccaagggaccttcagtaatgtccaaatcagggggagtaatgtgtgttgtactctttttccttcaccatggttttgtcccaattgggttttcctagtaaggttttaatgaggcaaaattaaagcacattacaagctctaaatggttatgacatccaaaggggagtgttatgaaccagattgtggatggcttataaccaagagattatgatttgtaatctttccatttatctatgacggtgtaatctcatATATAAAGAACctttatgttatgaataaagatagactttttcgTTACTTTTATAACAATTGGTTGGTTGTTTACCTTTATCCTCAGAACTTGAGTGTTGTTCTTGTGTAATGTTCTTACTCGTTTTCTTCCAAGGAAAGGTGTTTTCACGGAACTACATGTCTGAACTTCTAGTGATGTCCCCATGGATACTTTACCTTGTGATTCCTCGCTTTCCTCCTTATCAAACGTTTCTTCCACTTCTTTGTTCCCACGTTTTGCCTGAAACGCATCCTATGAATCATTGGAGTGCACataacagaagaagaagaagaagacaaagaaggaaaaaaacaaaaccaggTAACTCCTGAATGCTGATTGAATTATGATTGCAGCGTCTTCTTCGAGGAACAGCTTAGAGATTAGAGTAGTCTGATGATGCCTCTTTGGTATGTGCGTCTCTGTTGCTTCTTCGCTTTGTTCTTCTTTGTGTAAAGGCTGAGTTACTGAAACCTCTGAGTTCTTACCTGATACAGAATCCTCCTCCTGATGTAATTTCACAGAAGCTGAATCTTGGATAGCCTGAACCGAATCAGAACTCAGTTGCTGGGATATTGTAAGAAGAGGGTCTAGAGAATCTTTTATTGATCCTGAGTCATGCACAGCGAGAACAGAGTTGAATTCATCTCCACAAAGGTATGATCTTACAGAGCTCCATCTTTTCTTCTCTCCTAGATTGCTTCTTCCCTGAAACAttacaaaatttaaacataataaatgTTTAAGCAAAAGCAAGAGTGATGAATTATTTACATTGTTGGTGTAGTCATGAGTCCCAAATGATTTGTTTCTGAAGAAAATGCTTCTAACTAGTCCTCCTGTAAcacccatctctctctctctctctctctatgtgtGTTTCTGAACAATCCTGGATAAAAGGAACTTGGGAATTGAGAAATGGGTACACACATGTGAGGTTGATTATATAAAAGCTGGgtgtagaagaagaaaaagaaaagttgaattattttagaatcaaaaacCACATGACTCATTTACAAAGAGTACATGTTAAAAAAGAGattcaaaggaaaaaaaaagctGAAGTATAAGCGTATAGTGCAATAGTTATGATTGTGATCCAGAAGAAAAGCATCTctagttttgtttattttaatttagttttgatCGAAATCGTGAGTTTTTGTGGTCTCTACTTCCGATTACTTTGCTTTGGAGTGGCACATGGAGAGCATCGCATTGGTTCTTTTCTTATGCAAACGGCAATTTCACTCAATTCACCCTTTTTTATTCCCTTCACTGTCAcattgctctctctctctgctttttcttctttttcttctttttcattggAAATGGAAAAGTTCGTGGTACGGTTTACTCCGTCTTTTTAATTTCTTGTGCCATGtaactctctctttttcttgtcGGCAACACATTTGTATCAAGTCTAGATAATTAACCCATTTCGAAAATGCAAAGAAGGGCAAATTTTGGGTCGAACAGACCAACCaaatactaaacactaaacctttttttttgtctaccaATTCTATCTACTTGGATCAACGGAATactataaattttgatataagGAAATTTTGATGACAACTAAAAATCAACATAAAGTGAACTATTGTTTCTAGCTTGCTTAGCTAGTTATCCACTAAAGAGTTGGCCTGTCTACTTATTAACTGAAAAACGGTACTGCCCTTGACCTAGCAAAAAGATGTAAGTTTGGATAATAACACTCTTTGGAGGATCATATTTCAAAGATGTGTGCTCAAGACCTTGATATAGAGTTACAGAATCACCACAGAACACTACCTTGCAATATGCTAATCTTCTCATCTAGAATATATCTTCCTTCAAAGCCATGGCTTGTGCCTCAAGAATGGTGCCAGTTACTTCTATTGATACAGAGATCCTTTAATAATCAATCTCCGCTAAGCATCATAAACAAAAGCAGGTAGAGAACTTTAAATTCACATCACCCTTTAGGATCAATCAAAGtaacacatagattattaattaaaaaacattaaattaaataaaaaatagctacaaaaaataaaaatgctaattttaacgacgctaacgcttccagctaaaccctaaaccctaaatcttaaattctaaaccctatatcctaaattctaaactcaaatccaaacccctaaacttaaaccctataccctaaaccctaatcttagaccctaaacccaaattatataccttaaacccaaaaatagactataaacctaaaccctaaaccctaaacccaagttttagaccataaacccaaaccgtaaaccttaacccaaaccctatagcatctaagtttggggtttgggtttagggtttaccatTTGAGTTttaggtctaggatttgggtttagagtataggttttgggtttaggatttacggtttgggtttaggatttaccgtttggatttatggttaaggttttgggtttagggtatataatttgggtttaaggtttacggtttgggtctaagacttgggtttagggtatagagtttaggtttatagtctagtttttgggtttagggtatataatttgggtttagggtctaggattagggtttaaagtatagggtttgggtatagggtttgggtttaggggtttggatttgggtttagaatttagggtatagggtttagaatttaagatttagggtttagagtttagctGGAAacgttagcgtcgttaaaattagcgtttttatttaatttaatattttttaatttataatctaTGTGTCACTTTGATTAGTCCTAAAGGATGgagtgaatttaaaggttcacttCCTGGGGTGAACCaaaattttgttcattttatatCGACCTTGATGAACGCTCACTGAAGACAGTTATCCTTGGTTTCACTGAAATCCCTCGTCACTAATCTTGGTCTTCTATTGGAGAGACTCTTTTGTACAAGTTTGTCATTCTATATCAAATTTATTGTTTTGGTTGCCTAGTTGGATTGCTATAAAATAGGGTAGGCAAAAGTTATTCGACTTTTCGTTATGTAGACATCAGTGGAGTATTGGTGTTGAGAGAAAATTACATTCAACCGTTTCATCCCAAAAGTGCTAACCCTCCACTTAAATTCTCCAAAGTTTGACTTGTTCTTTGAGAGTTAGTTTGCATGGAACCATGATAAGCGAGAAATGAGGTTTAGCAATTTTTCTTCTTATTAACTTTGGTGAATTAATAGGTAAAGTAgtacaaaactaaacacatcatatatgtcaaattttaattttttaaaaataagattctaaaaaatacaaacaatcctatttaaaaaatacaaacaatactaTTTAGATTCAAACATgatttacaaatttatattcATTCATTTATATTGGAAACAATTCAACTTTAGTAAAtgtaaatttacatcatttagaattgtttataattacaggagtttaatttattttgtatcaattttaaattacttttaaGATTAAATATACAAGAAGactttttgagaaaatttattCATATAAGACTTTTAAAGAAGACTTTATCTATGTAAGTAATTACATACCAATTCGTAAAAATACCAAGGAGCTAATAATTGATATTTAACTATTCGTGTCttagtgttcaaaaaaaaaaaaactattcgtGTCTTATAAAACAAAGCTAGGCCTAACTTACTTACCATCTGAAGTGACTCAAGAAAAGCCAGTTGTCAGTCTATAACACCATCTTATAAAGAACCTCTTACGAGGCAGTCAGAAATCGTACGTGTTAGCTTGAGGGACTAGAAGAGAGCTCAAAGAAAAAATCTCCAATTGCTAACTAATTAATCGTACGTACGTGATAGTGATGTGCATCCTCAACAACTCCACCGCTTggtgaatttcttatttatctttttctgCTTCTTTTTAGTTTGAATCCAACGTGAAATGTATCTTAAATTAATATCTTGTAGCTTACGTAAAACCGGTGCGACTATAAATAACAAGAGGTGTTGTATAGTCAGTTGCATAGCAAGTACTAAAGTTGAAGACGAAGACGTTTATCGTATGGCTTATTTTATTAGCGGCTGTTGTCGTGACCGTCGCCAAAGAGGCTTCCGTGGAGGACAAGAAAGGTGTTTAGTATtcgtttattttaattttaaaagacaAAACTTGATAGAATTCTTGTTAAGATGAAGTATTTGAATCAGATGCTAAGAAAGTAGAGATACCGACCGTGGAAGGAAAAGGAGAAGCTGCCGCTGAGGCAGTCgttgaagaagagaaggaaaCCAATTATGAAGTTGATAaccgaggaggaggaggaggatggaAGGGAGGCGGTGGCCGAGGGGGAGGATGGAAAGGAGGCGGTGGTAGAGGCGGAGGATGGAAaggaggcggtggtggtggaggatggaagggaggtggtggtggaggtggaggaTGGAAGGGAGGTGGCGGTGGTGGAGGATGGAAAGGAGGTGGTGGAGGTGCTGCCGAGTTGGACACCGAGGAGATAAATGGTGGTTCAGAAGATGTACAAACGTATAGAGGCGGCGGTGGCCAAGGTGGAGGATGGAAGGGAGGCGGTGGCCAAGGTGGAGGATGGAAGGGAGGCGGTGGCCGAGGTGGCGGTTGGAAGGGAGGCGGTGGCCGAGGTGGCGGTTGGAAGGGAGGCGGCGGCCAGGGTGGAGGTTGGAAGGGAGGCGGCGGCCAGGGTGGCGGTTGGAAGGGAGGTGGCGGTCGaggtggtggtggcggtggaGTGTAGAGTCAACATCTCGACTAATAACtacaaactaaataataatacGTATAAATGTAAGTGAACTATCATAAATAACGTTTGATGCACGGTTAATTAGCCGATGCATAGCTACATAGCCTAGCCCGAAGCTTAGAGGTCGTGTAAGTAATATCTTTTTCTCTGCGTATAATCAATAGTTGCTGTTGGGTTAATTTTATTTAACCTATCCACCACACTGTTACACTGAAGAAGATTATTAATATTGAGCTTTACGCAAAAGTAACAGAAAACAAAAGGTTTTTGTGACGAAAGTTTTATCTTACTTGCTACGTACCTGATCGCAATCCTCATACTgatgaaaaaaaatgagaaaatctGAATTGAGAGTAAAAGAGAACGAAAAAATAAGGAAGaaggaaaagttttttttttttgaatgaaagaaaggaaaagttaaaatatttggtTCGCCAAGTTCTTCTGCATTTCTTTAAAGTAAAAACATATATTCATAAACAGCATAAACTagaaaatctttatttttatttttttttcttttcacttaATTGGTGTGAAATAGAAGGGAACAAACTCAGAGGGCGGAGCACAGATTGGACGATGGTGGTGGGGGCGGGTATTCTTCCTTTTTGGTTCGGAAGTAGAGAATAAGTTTATTTGTTTCAATTGCAAACTTTTGAAACAAGATGCATTATTTGATGTAAAACAGTTTTTCGGTGAacataaatttaacattcatttaaaaaattttataattttttgacgGGTGGTTATTTTCCTAAATAACTTTTGAAAATAGCGTTTGTCCAaattttttgttgaaatttaGTCAGTAATCTGTTTGAAAATTTCTGACAAATAAACTCCTTTGAGAATTTTCAGTCTGCTAGAAATTTATcaagaattttcaatttttttttaaaagtaaataattatataataacataaatcaaatttaaaattataaaaattaataattatatcatagataaataagtttttaaatttttaaataaaaatacatataagacACAATTATAAACTAAATTCCTAACTTAACAGCCTAAACTAAAATATCCTAAATTAACAAATCATAAACTAActaagttaaaattataaaaatatttaataaatttaaacaaattacAACCGTTTTTAGTTAACAATAGtttctaaatttgaaaatttgtataaaacatttttttagtatttaatattttaaaaaccttaacaaaaatgataaatcttaaaatacaaaaacttCCAAAATGTGAGTATagtttttaaaagtatttggaAAATTCGTAGaacaaaataatattgtaaaaatttttgtaatatttttttctaaaatatgaaaagattttttttatatattgaaacattaaaaaaacttttataatttgtaagaatatataaatgttttggaaaacattttttaattagcttaatatttttcatttccAGACATGTTATGTttataattcaatatatatattttttaatatttcacaaaacaaaaaaaaaattcttttttttaactacCATTGATTAATACGAGAAAGTCTTAGATAGGCAGAGACAAGTTTGAGTTAAAAAGCGGAAATTTGGCTATCACATCCGTTTTTAAAGGTCAAGCTCCTagggacaaaagaa
The window above is part of the Brassica napus cultivar Da-Ae chromosome C8, Da-Ae, whole genome shotgun sequence genome. Proteins encoded here:
- the LOC106434676 gene encoding protein IQ-DOMAIN 33; protein product: MGVTGGLVRSIFFRNKSFGTHDYTNNGRSNLGEKKRWSSVRSYLCGDEFNSVLAVHDSGSIKDSLDPLLTISQQLSSDSVQAIQDSASVKLHQEEDSVSGKNSEVSVTQPLHKEEQSEEATETHIPKRHHQTTLISKLFLEEDAAIIIQSAFRSYLAKRGNKEVEETFDKEESEESQGKVSMGTSLEVQTCSSVKTPFLGRKRVRTLHKNNTQVLRIKEEWDDSTVSSTISKSRIQSRIEAMTKRERALAYAFSQQLRICTKKKQVERNSEDESNIGWSWLERWMATRAPEIEARTNIQANVTVKSQRLVRKNRSFSTSIGGELESCASNDIPLQFESISEEETEDLQREKSSVKASKSVPSYKNERRHNRLQARKKDMQQQTKKAKTAPKMGNEHEETSRKINSSS
- the LOC106434685 gene encoding ctenidin-1 produces the protein MEKFVQVLKLKTKTFIVWLILLAAVVVTVAKEASVEDKKDAKKVEIPTVEGKGEAAAEAVVEEEKETNYEVDNRGGGGGWKGGGGRGGGWKGGGGRGGGWKGGGGGGGWKGGGGGGGGWKGGGGGGGWKGGGGGAAELDTEEINGGSEDVQTYRGGGGQGGGWKGGGGQGGGWKGGGGRGGGWKGGGGRGGGWKGGGGQGGGWKGGGGQGGGWKGGGGRGGGGGGV